A region of Natribaculum luteum DNA encodes the following proteins:
- a CDS encoding DUF1611 domain-containing protein, with the protein MRVAILAHEKFPDRAKTALGVLRYADYDVVAVLDRDNHGTRVNDFVSDVQDAPVVASMDDVDESVDALLIGIAPIGGGFDDSWRPDVRTALERGCDVISGLHYFLADDEEFAALADENDCDLWDVRSPPEDLTVSQGVAGEVDAEVILTVGTDCSVGKMTVSMELARDAREAGYDAAVIPTGQTGIMIEGWGNPIDRVVSDFTAGAVEEMITEKGDDHDYLFVEGQGSIVHPAYSAVTCGIFHGAMPDKLVLCHDAGREAIHGYESFALPSIPTYVDLYEQLAEPVNPARVFAGALNTQGLSDDEARRALEEYESQLGAPATDVIRFGTDEVLDALL; encoded by the coding sequence ATGCGCGTTGCAATTCTCGCCCACGAGAAGTTCCCGGACCGAGCGAAGACCGCCCTCGGCGTGCTCCGGTACGCCGACTACGACGTCGTCGCCGTCCTCGACCGCGACAACCACGGGACGCGGGTAAACGACTTCGTCTCCGACGTCCAGGACGCCCCCGTGGTAGCCAGCATGGACGACGTCGACGAGTCCGTCGACGCCCTGCTGATCGGGATCGCGCCGATCGGCGGCGGCTTCGACGACAGCTGGCGACCGGACGTCCGGACCGCCCTCGAGCGCGGCTGTGACGTCATCTCCGGTCTGCACTACTTCCTGGCCGACGACGAGGAGTTCGCCGCCCTCGCCGACGAAAACGACTGCGACCTCTGGGACGTTCGCAGTCCGCCCGAGGACCTGACGGTGAGCCAGGGCGTCGCAGGCGAGGTCGACGCCGAGGTGATCCTCACCGTCGGGACGGACTGTTCGGTCGGCAAGATGACCGTCTCGATGGAACTCGCCCGCGACGCCCGCGAGGCCGGCTACGACGCGGCCGTGATCCCGACGGGCCAGACAGGCATCATGATCGAGGGCTGGGGCAACCCGATCGACCGCGTCGTCAGCGACTTCACCGCGGGGGCGGTCGAGGAGATGATCACAGAGAAGGGTGACGACCACGACTACCTCTTCGTCGAGGGACAGGGCAGCATCGTCCATCCCGCCTACTCCGCCGTGACCTGTGGCATCTTCCACGGAGCGATGCCGGACAAACTGGTGCTCTGTCACGACGCCGGGCGGGAGGCGATCCACGGCTACGAGTCGTTCGCACTGCCGTCGATTCCGACCTACGTCGACCTCTACGAGCAACTGGCCGAACCCGTCAACCCCGCCCGGGTCTTCGCCGGGGCACTCAACACGCAGGGGCTCTCCGACGACGAGGCTCGCCGCGCCCTCGAGGAGTACGAGTCCCAGCTCGGCGCGCCGGCCACCGACGTCATCCGCTTCGGCACCGACGAGGTGCTCGACGCGCTCCTATGA
- the pyrG gene encoding glutamine hydrolyzing CTP synthase: protein MPTEPETNYDPSLGSKFIFVTGGVMSGLGKGITAASTGRLLKNAGFDVTAVKIDPYLNVDAGTMNPYQHGEVYVLEDGGEVDLDLGNYERFLDEEMTSEHNITTGKTYQHVIEKERAGDYLGKTVQIIPHITDDIKRRIREAAEGTDVCIVEVGGTVGDIEGMPYLEALRQFAHEEPEENVLFVHVTLVPYSKNGEQKTKPTQHSVKEVRSIGLQPDVIVGRCEDKLEPSTKEKIALFCDIPTDAVFSNPDVEDVYHVPLMVEEEGLDQYVLEHFGLAEEALPEGERANEWRDVVTTEKDGEVDVALVGKYDLEDAYMSIRESLKHAGFELGVDVNVHWVAADEMADHHTERLQESDAVIVPGGFGMRGTEGKIEAVRYARENDVPFLGLCLGFQMAVVEYARNALGLEGAHSAEMDEDTPHPVIDILPEQYEVENMGGTMRLGEHTTVIEPETLAYELYGDTSCSERHRHRYEVNPEYFEHFEDEPLVFSGTAGNRMEILELEDHPYFLGTQFHPEYKSRPGRPSPPFLGLIEAVLAGERDEIEYDEEVTH, encoded by the coding sequence ATGCCGACGGAACCGGAAACTAACTACGACCCGTCCCTCGGGAGCAAGTTCATTTTCGTAACCGGGGGCGTCATGTCCGGACTCGGAAAGGGGATCACAGCCGCAAGCACCGGCCGACTCCTGAAAAACGCCGGGTTCGACGTGACCGCAGTGAAGATCGACCCGTATCTGAACGTCGACGCCGGGACGATGAACCCCTACCAGCACGGGGAGGTGTACGTCCTCGAGGACGGCGGCGAGGTCGACCTCGACCTGGGGAACTACGAGCGATTCCTCGACGAGGAGATGACCTCCGAACACAACATCACGACGGGCAAGACCTACCAGCACGTTATCGAGAAAGAGCGCGCGGGCGACTACCTCGGCAAGACCGTCCAGATCATCCCGCACATCACCGACGACATCAAGCGTCGCATTCGGGAGGCCGCCGAGGGGACCGACGTCTGTATCGTTGAGGTCGGCGGCACGGTCGGCGACATCGAGGGCATGCCCTACCTCGAGGCGCTGCGCCAGTTCGCCCACGAGGAACCCGAGGAGAACGTCCTGTTCGTCCACGTCACGCTCGTCCCGTACTCGAAAAACGGCGAGCAGAAGACGAAACCGACCCAGCACTCGGTAAAGGAGGTCCGCTCGATCGGGCTCCAGCCCGACGTCATCGTCGGCCGGTGTGAGGACAAACTCGAGCCAAGCACCAAAGAGAAGATCGCCCTGTTCTGTGACATTCCGACCGATGCGGTGTTCTCGAACCCCGACGTCGAGGACGTCTACCACGTCCCGCTGATGGTCGAAGAGGAAGGGCTCGACCAGTACGTCCTGGAGCACTTCGGGCTCGCCGAGGAGGCGCTGCCGGAAGGCGAGCGAGCCAACGAGTGGCGCGACGTCGTCACGACCGAGAAAGACGGCGAGGTCGACGTCGCGCTGGTCGGCAAGTACGACTTGGAAGACGCGTACATGTCGATCCGCGAGTCGCTCAAACACGCTGGCTTCGAACTCGGCGTCGACGTGAACGTCCACTGGGTGGCGGCCGACGAGATGGCAGACCACCACACCGAGCGCCTGCAGGAATCGGACGCGGTCATCGTCCCCGGCGGCTTCGGGATGCGCGGCACCGAGGGCAAGATCGAGGCCGTCAGGTACGCCCGCGAGAACGACGTCCCCTTCCTCGGGCTCTGTCTTGGCTTCCAGATGGCCGTCGTCGAGTACGCTCGCAACGCGCTGGGACTCGAGGGTGCACACTCGGCGGAGATGGACGAAGACACGCCCCACCCGGTCATCGACATTCTGCCCGAGCAGTACGAGGTCGAGAACATGGGCGGGACGATGCGGCTGGGCGAGCACACGACGGTAATCGAGCCCGAAACGCTCGCCTACGAACTCTACGGCGACACCTCCTGTTCCGAGCGCCACCGCCACCGCTACGAGGTCAACCCCGAGTACTTCGAGCACTTCGAGGACGAACCGCTCGTCTTCTCCGGCACGGCTGGCAACCGCATGGAGATCCTCGAACTCGAGGACCACCCGTATTTCCTCGGCACGCAGTTCCACCCCGAGTACAAGTCCCGGCCCGGACGGCCGAGCCCGCCGTTTCTCGGCCTGATCGAGGCCGTCCTCGCCGGCGAACGAGACGAAATCGAGTACGACGAAGAGGTGACTCACTGA
- a CDS encoding MogA/MoaB family molybdenum cofactor biosynthesis protein: MSEQSERDAAADDADRIGAAVVTITSTLSLEDDVAGDAIVAAFEDAGHGITTRELIERNYDNVQAKVSRLIDRGDVDIVVTTGGTGVEPSDATLEAVGPLIDKDLPAFVDLFHALAYDEIGISVVSSRALGGIADGVPVFCLPNDRATVRIACEEIIVPEAPRLATLADDETDEE; this comes from the coding sequence ATGAGCGAACAGTCGGAACGCGACGCTGCGGCGGACGACGCGGATCGGATCGGTGCGGCCGTCGTCACGATCACCTCGACGCTGTCGCTCGAGGACGACGTCGCGGGCGACGCGATCGTCGCGGCGTTCGAGGACGCGGGCCACGGAATCACGACGCGAGAGCTCATCGAACGAAACTACGACAACGTGCAGGCGAAAGTCTCCCGGCTGATCGATCGCGGCGACGTCGACATCGTCGTCACCACGGGCGGGACGGGCGTCGAGCCGAGCGACGCCACGCTCGAGGCCGTCGGACCGCTGATCGACAAGGACCTCCCCGCCTTCGTCGACCTGTTTCACGCGCTCGCGTACGACGAGATCGGCATCAGCGTCGTCTCGAGCAGAGCGCTCGGCGGCATCGCCGACGGCGTCCCCGTCTTCTGCCTGCCGAACGACCGGGCGACGGTCCGAATCGCGTGCGAAGAGATCATCGTCCCCGAAGCGCCGCGGCTGGCGACGCTCGCGGACGACGAGACGGACGAGGAGTGA
- a CDS encoding alpha/beta hydrolase → MTDVVIPGGRDVRATLDEPEPETDAIVVACPPHPQHGGHRGDRRLVAVSDDLLERGVACLRLDYGEWDEGVGERADVRNAIRWAADRYDRVGIFGFSFGAAEAILASSTVDREVRAVSVLAPPVGLAPDLEVVPALADIACPVQICYGERDTTVDWEPVVECADELGHDAVAFSADHFFVGQHETVARTIGAFLEAQVA, encoded by the coding sequence ATGACCGACGTCGTGATTCCCGGCGGCCGAGACGTCCGGGCGACGCTCGACGAGCCCGAACCCGAGACCGATGCAATCGTCGTGGCGTGTCCGCCCCATCCCCAGCACGGCGGCCACCGCGGCGACCGACGACTCGTCGCCGTCAGCGACGACCTCCTCGAGCGAGGCGTCGCCTGTCTCCGCCTCGATTACGGCGAGTGGGACGAGGGGGTCGGCGAGCGAGCGGACGTCCGGAACGCGATCCGCTGGGCGGCCGACAGGTACGACCGGGTCGGCATCTTCGGGTTCAGCTTCGGAGCCGCCGAGGCGATACTCGCGAGTTCGACCGTCGACCGCGAGGTCCGTGCCGTCTCCGTGCTCGCGCCGCCGGTGGGGCTAGCCCCCGACCTCGAGGTCGTCCCCGCACTCGCCGACATCGCGTGTCCGGTCCAGATCTGTTACGGCGAACGGGACACGACCGTCGACTGGGAACCCGTCGTCGAATGCGCTGACGAACTCGGTCACGACGCCGTCGCGTTCTCCGCGGATCACTTCTTCGTCGGCCAACACGAGACGGTGGCACGAACGATCGGGGCGTTTCTCGAGGCGCAAGTGGCGTAA
- a CDS encoding DUF5802 family protein: MFEVFSRGYYLGRLYVTPSDGDHARMQRHQHEQVNEQLYATGEGIERLDVPLVMKLESKHFPVLGDEDVPADTLAVPEDVLDDTRIRNPPTLREVFLARRERAQQLLELTGGWPDEYRNVGT; this comes from the coding sequence ATGTTCGAGGTGTTCTCTCGCGGTTACTATCTCGGACGCCTCTACGTGACCCCGTCCGATGGGGACCACGCCCGTATGCAACGCCACCAGCACGAGCAGGTCAACGAACAGCTCTACGCGACGGGGGAGGGAATCGAGCGCCTCGACGTCCCGCTCGTGATGAAACTCGAGTCCAAGCACTTCCCCGTCCTCGGCGACGAGGACGTCCCTGCGGACACGCTCGCCGTCCCCGAGGACGTCCTCGACGATACCCGAATCCGCAATCCGCCGACGCTGCGAGAGGTCTTCCTCGCTCGCCGGGAACGCGCCCAGCAGCTACTCGAACTCACGGGCGGCTGGCCCGACGAGTACCGGAACGTCGGAACCTAG
- a CDS encoding PspA/IM30 family protein, with protein MGILSRTSYVIRSKINSLLNRAEDPTETLDYSYEQMRDQLQQVKRGIADLTTQKKRLEMQKRRLEENVEKHNDQARRAVKQDREDLARQALEKKKAKMNQIEDLERQISDLQNQQDQLIEQKNELQSRIEEFRTKKETMKARYEAAEASSTVSEAMTATGEEFEDVGRAIERAEERTQDMEARSAALDELHESGAFEDVLSDKDQIDRELEALSTDSGVEAELETLKSEMGEEEPASEASEADEEVDLEDVDEDVESELTELQEEEG; from the coding sequence ATGGGCATCCTCTCTCGGACTTCGTACGTCATCCGGTCGAAGATCAACTCGCTGCTCAATCGAGCCGAGGACCCGACCGAAACGCTCGACTACTCCTACGAGCAGATGCGAGACCAGCTCCAGCAGGTCAAACGGGGTATCGCCGACCTCACCACGCAGAAAAAGCGCCTCGAGATGCAGAAACGCCGACTCGAGGAGAACGTCGAGAAGCACAACGATCAGGCGCGGAGAGCGGTCAAACAGGACCGGGAGGACCTGGCGCGACAGGCCCTGGAGAAAAAGAAGGCGAAGATGAACCAGATCGAGGATCTGGAGCGCCAGATCTCCGACCTGCAGAATCAGCAAGATCAGCTGATCGAGCAGAAAAACGAACTCCAGTCGCGCATCGAGGAGTTCCGCACGAAAAAGGAGACGATGAAAGCCCGCTACGAGGCCGCGGAAGCGAGTTCGACTGTCTCGGAGGCGATGACGGCGACCGGCGAGGAGTTCGAGGACGTCGGGCGCGCCATCGAACGGGCCGAAGAGCGCACACAGGATATGGAGGCCCGGTCGGCGGCGCTCGACGAACTCCACGAGTCGGGCGCGTTCGAGGACGTCCTCTCCGACAAAGACCAGATCGACCGCGAACTCGAGGCGCTGTCGACCGACAGCGGCGTCGAGGCCGAACTCGAGACGCTCAAATCCGAGATGGGCGAGGAGGAACCGGCGAGCGAGGCGAGCGAGGCGGACGAGGAGGTCGACCTCGAGGACGTCGACGAAGACGTCGAGTCGGAACTCACCGAACTCCAGGAAGAGGAAGGCTAG
- a CDS encoding 5-formyltetrahydrofolate cyclo-ligase: MDKRQLREQVWDDLEESGVARFPYPPHGRIPNFAGADEAADRLASQSEWQAAETIKANPDAPQLPVRRRALREGKTVYMAVPRLRDEECFLRLDPTDLEDYDAATTVSGSSKHGVQVGPDELEEIDLIVSGSVAVTERGARVGKGEGYSDLEYAILREFGFVDDETTVATTVHDRQLLEADVAVDSHDVPIDLLVTPDRVLRPETGEKPAGIHWDRLEADRLEEIPVLKRLR, from the coding sequence ATGGACAAACGACAGCTCCGCGAGCAGGTGTGGGACGACCTCGAGGAGTCCGGGGTGGCGCGGTTTCCGTATCCGCCACACGGCCGCATCCCGAACTTCGCCGGGGCGGACGAGGCGGCCGATCGACTGGCCTCGCAATCGGAGTGGCAGGCCGCCGAGACGATCAAGGCCAACCCGGACGCACCGCAGCTTCCCGTCCGCCGGCGGGCGCTCCGCGAGGGAAAGACCGTCTACATGGCCGTTCCCCGACTGCGCGACGAGGAGTGTTTCCTCCGGCTCGATCCGACCGACCTCGAGGACTACGACGCCGCGACGACCGTCTCCGGCTCGTCGAAACACGGCGTCCAGGTCGGCCCCGACGAACTCGAGGAGATCGACCTGATCGTCTCGGGGAGCGTGGCAGTCACCGAGCGCGGCGCTCGCGTCGGCAAGGGAGAGGGATACAGCGACCTCGAGTACGCGATCCTCCGCGAGTTCGGGTTCGTCGACGACGAGACCACCGTCGCGACGACGGTCCACGACCGACAGCTTCTCGAGGCCGACGTCGCCGTCGACTCCCACGACGTGCCGATAGATCTACTCGTCACGCCCGACCGTGTTCTCCGCCCCGAGACGGGCGAGAAGCCGGCGGGCATCCACTGGGACCGACTCGAGGCAGATCGACTCGAGGAGATTCCGGTACTGAAACGCTTGCGCTGA
- a CDS encoding DUF7126 family protein, producing the protein MSMHAIVAGSDDDGIADALEAEGVDVERLEGVVSRPALEDAGIVEADLYVLTDVGQATTIPIAIDLNDDLRTVVYSRDTIPEFVKGQLDLSVDPRLVEPAVAAEELTD; encoded by the coding sequence ATGAGCATGCACGCGATCGTCGCCGGGTCCGACGACGACGGGATCGCCGACGCACTTGAGGCCGAAGGCGTCGACGTCGAACGACTCGAGGGCGTCGTCTCCCGGCCCGCACTCGAGGACGCCGGGATCGTCGAGGCCGACCTGTACGTCCTCACGGACGTCGGACAGGCGACGACGATTCCGATCGCGATCGACCTGAACGACGACCTACGAACAGTCGTTTACTCCCGGGATACGATCCCGGAGTTCGTCAAGGGGCAACTCGACCTCTCGGTCGATCCGCGGCTCGTCGAACCGGCGGTCGCCGCAGAGGAACTGACCGACTGA
- the guaA gene encoding glutamine-hydrolyzing GMP synthase — protein sequence MVDTETFVPDAIAEIEDEIGDENAVIALSGGVDSSVAAALAYEAIGDRLTPVYVDTGLMRKGETAQIRETFDYMESLRVVDAKDRFLEALSGVTDPEEKREVIGEQFIREFEREAKDADADYLVQGTIYPDRIESEGGIKSHHNVGGLPDVVDFEGIVEPVRDLYKDEVREVARHLGLEEIVAERMPFPGPGLAVRVIGEVTEEKLEVAREACHVVEEELEEYDPWQALAAVIGKATGVKGDNRVHGWVVAVRSVDSRDGMTARAQEIDWETLQRIQSRITGENENVARVVYDVTHKPPATIEYE from the coding sequence ATGGTAGATACGGAGACGTTCGTTCCAGACGCAATCGCAGAGATCGAAGACGAAATTGGCGACGAAAACGCCGTCATCGCGCTCTCGGGCGGGGTTGACTCGTCCGTGGCGGCGGCACTGGCCTACGAGGCGATCGGCGACCGGCTCACCCCCGTGTACGTCGACACCGGCCTCATGCGGAAAGGCGAGACGGCCCAGATCCGCGAGACGTTCGACTACATGGAGAGCCTGCGGGTCGTCGACGCGAAAGACCGGTTCCTCGAGGCTCTCTCGGGCGTCACGGACCCCGAGGAGAAACGCGAGGTCATCGGCGAGCAGTTCATCCGAGAGTTCGAGCGTGAAGCGAAAGACGCCGACGCCGACTACCTCGTCCAGGGGACGATCTACCCAGACCGGATCGAGTCGGAAGGCGGGATCAAGTCCCACCACAACGTCGGCGGTCTCCCCGACGTCGTCGACTTCGAGGGGATCGTCGAACCCGTCCGCGACCTCTACAAAGACGAGGTCCGCGAGGTCGCCCGACATCTCGGATTAGAGGAGATCGTCGCCGAGCGGATGCCGTTCCCCGGCCCCGGGCTCGCGGTCCGCGTCATCGGCGAGGTCACCGAGGAGAAACTCGAGGTCGCCCGCGAGGCCTGCCACGTCGTCGAGGAGGAACTCGAGGAGTACGACCCCTGGCAGGCGCTCGCGGCAGTGATCGGCAAGGCGACGGGGGTCAAAGGCGACAACCGCGTCCACGGCTGGGTCGTCGCCGTCCGCTCGGTCGACTCCCGCGACGGCATGACCGCCCGCGCCCAGGAGATCGACTGGGAGACGCTCCAGCGCATCCAGTCCCGTATTACGGGTGAAAACGAGAACGTCGCTCGCGTCGTCTACGACGTCACGCACAAACCGCCTGCGACCATCGAGTACGAATGA
- a CDS encoding Vms1/Ankzf1 family peptidyl-tRNA hydrolase, whose protein sequence is MIDELLGRASLKERIDDLEDENERLRRRLEAESDRRAEAVTARQTAEERQNRLEDRIAQLEGELERLEGADSSLEVRRRERLRGDRLSELLDRLESVRTGSEGALTATVAETVPDPVADVLGERSALVDEAAPCLVCVDDAALVSVTLDPPLAPSVDPTWSDRFELEREWFVPSGRYALALVRADLFALGVYEADERVDYRGFESDVKGAHSKGGFSQARFERIRDDQIDSHVARARETIETYEDDPLYLVGQRGVVDAVADDVTADATAAVDATGDPESALEDAFRSFWTTDLRVV, encoded by the coding sequence ATGATCGACGAGTTGCTCGGCCGCGCTTCGCTCAAGGAGCGAATCGACGACCTCGAAGACGAGAACGAGCGACTGCGTCGCCGACTCGAGGCCGAATCAGACCGCCGAGCCGAGGCCGTCACCGCCCGACAGACGGCCGAGGAACGACAGAATCGCTTAGAAGACCGTATTGCACAGCTCGAGGGCGAACTCGAGCGACTCGAGGGGGCCGACTCGTCACTCGAGGTCCGCCGCCGGGAACGGCTTCGTGGCGACCGCCTCTCGGAGCTACTCGATCGGCTCGAATCCGTCCGCACGGGCTCCGAGGGGGCGCTGACGGCGACGGTCGCGGAGACGGTTCCCGATCCTGTCGCCGACGTCCTGGGCGAGCGATCCGCGCTCGTCGACGAGGCCGCGCCGTGTCTCGTCTGCGTCGACGACGCGGCCCTCGTCTCGGTCACACTCGACCCGCCGCTCGCACCGTCGGTCGACCCGACCTGGAGTGACCGGTTCGAACTCGAGCGGGAGTGGTTCGTTCCGTCGGGTCGGTACGCCCTCGCGCTCGTGCGCGCCGACCTGTTCGCGCTCGGGGTCTACGAGGCCGACGAGCGCGTCGACTACCGTGGCTTCGAGAGCGACGTGAAAGGAGCCCACTCCAAGGGCGGTTTCTCGCAGGCGCGCTTCGAGCGCATCCGCGACGATCAGATCGATTCGCACGTCGCGCGCGCTCGAGAAACGATCGAAACCTACGAGGACGATCCGCTCTACCTCGTCGGCCAGCGCGGCGTCGTCGACGCCGTCGCCGACGACGTGACGGCTGACGCGACTGCCGCCGTCGACGCGACCGGCGATCCGGAGTCCGCACTCGAGGACGCGTTTCGGTCGTTCTGGACGACGGACCTGCGGGTCGTCTGA
- a CDS encoding proline-rich domain-containing protein — protein MTTTRAVVLATLVAVCGLTIAPLASAAVVGGIFTANDVSDTDGGSQPMGAEVSTFMQSSAADTTESVDAGMFEAEYRNAGEKRRADAVADRTNRLEQKLESLKAEREALRENGDEHSARYEARMASLAVRIGNLERAINDTVVKAQETGVETAKLERLRTDAANLSGPEIAAVASGLAGVEPPRGPPEGTPAQGSGPQSPDQGPPERGDEQQSPDQTQGPSERGGGPQNDGDDTGDTDDTDDTSTQPDPAPDDKQ, from the coding sequence ATGACTACGACTCGTGCTGTGGTGCTCGCCACACTGGTTGCCGTCTGCGGGCTGACGATCGCCCCGCTTGCGAGCGCGGCAGTCGTGGGGGGGATCTTCACCGCGAACGACGTGAGTGACACGGACGGCGGCTCCCAGCCGATGGGTGCGGAGGTGTCCACGTTCATGCAATCGAGCGCGGCGGACACGACCGAATCTGTCGACGCAGGGATGTTCGAGGCCGAGTACAGGAACGCAGGCGAGAAGCGTCGTGCTGACGCCGTCGCCGACCGGACGAACAGACTTGAGCAGAAACTCGAGTCGCTGAAAGCCGAACGCGAGGCGCTCAGGGAGAACGGAGACGAACACTCCGCCAGATACGAGGCCCGTATGGCCAGCCTCGCCGTCCGGATCGGCAACCTGGAGCGGGCGATCAACGATACTGTGGTCAAAGCACAGGAGACCGGGGTCGAGACGGCGAAACTGGAGCGATTGCGCACGGACGCCGCAAACCTCAGCGGGCCAGAAATTGCCGCAGTTGCGAGCGGCCTCGCAGGGGTCGAACCGCCACGAGGACCGCCCGAGGGAACGCCAGCCCAGGGGAGCGGGCCACAGAGTCCCGACCAGGGCCCGCCTGAACGCGGAGACGAACAACAGAGCCCCGATCAGACACAGGGTCCGAGCGAGCGCGGAGGCGGACCGCAAAACGACGGCGACGACACCGGCGACACTGACGACACCGACGACACCAGTACGCAGCCTGACCCCGCTCCTGACGACAAGCAGTGA
- a CDS encoding dipeptide epimerase, whose protein sequence is MSLETSFERVELPLEYPFTIARGTQTHAENVLVRIEDEDGTVGVGGGAPSAHYGETAATVEAVLPDLLEVVEDVGDPHELGRIERRMRETIERNPAARCAVSIALHDLVAKRLDVPLYRYWGLDPTETVESSYTIGIDDTETMREKTETAVERGYGTLKVKLGTDRDEEIVRTIREAAPDVRIRVDANEAWSPREAVTKIETLAEYDLEFVEQPVAAEDPEGLRYVYERSPLPIAADESCITLEDVPRIADRCDVANLKLMKCGGLREAVRIIHAARAHGLEMMCGCMIESNASIAPACHLAPLLDYVDLDGALLLADDEYDGVPMPGGRPDLESLDRPGTGVSSR, encoded by the coding sequence ATGAGCCTCGAGACGTCGTTCGAGCGGGTCGAGTTACCACTCGAGTACCCCTTTACCATCGCCCGCGGGACCCAGACCCACGCGGAGAACGTGCTCGTCAGGATCGAAGACGAGGATGGCACCGTCGGCGTCGGCGGTGGGGCCCCCTCAGCACACTACGGCGAGACGGCCGCGACGGTCGAGGCTGTCTTGCCCGACCTCCTCGAGGTCGTCGAGGACGTGGGCGACCCCCACGAACTCGGCCGGATCGAACGCCGGATGCGCGAGACGATCGAGCGCAACCCCGCAGCCAGGTGTGCGGTGAGCATCGCCCTCCACGACCTCGTCGCGAAGCGACTCGACGTCCCGCTCTACCGCTACTGGGGGCTCGACCCGACCGAGACCGTCGAATCGTCGTACACGATCGGGATCGACGACACGGAGACGATGCGCGAGAAGACCGAAACGGCCGTCGAGCGCGGGTACGGCACGCTGAAGGTCAAACTCGGCACCGATCGTGACGAGGAGATCGTCCGGACGATCCGCGAGGCGGCTCCCGACGTCCGAATCCGCGTCGACGCCAACGAGGCGTGGTCGCCCCGCGAGGCGGTGACGAAGATCGAAACTCTCGCCGAGTACGACCTCGAGTTCGTCGAACAACCAGTCGCCGCCGAAGATCCCGAGGGATTGCGCTACGTCTACGAGCGCTCGCCGCTGCCGATCGCCGCCGACGAGTCCTGTATAACCCTCGAGGACGTCCCCCGGATCGCCGACCGCTGTGACGTCGCGAACCTCAAACTGATGAAGTGCGGCGGTCTCCGCGAGGCCGTGCGAATAATCCACGCCGCGCGGGCGCACGGACTCGAGATGATGTGTGGCTGTATGATCGAGTCGAACGCCTCGATCGCGCCGGCCTGTCACCTCGCGCCGCTGCTCGACTACGTCGACCTCGACGGGGCGCTCCTCCTCGCCGACGACGAGTACGACGGCGTCCCGATGCCGGGCGGGCGGCCGGACCTCGAGTCGCTCGACCGGCCCGGAACCGGTGTGTCGTCACGGTAG
- a CDS encoding AAA family ATPase gives MIVVICGPPGAGKTTVATRVYHRLESRSRPVRIVHSDEFSSRTYERLYERATGWPTAAIGLVDGTFYKREWQVQFRTLEDVRFVHVTASLETCLERNRTREDPIDEKGVHVIYREFDDPDANLTIDTDELAADEAVERVLEAICRWREE, from the coding sequence GTGATCGTCGTCATCTGTGGGCCACCGGGAGCGGGAAAGACGACCGTCGCCACCCGCGTGTACCACCGCCTCGAGTCGCGGTCCCGACCGGTTCGAATCGTCCACTCCGACGAGTTCTCGAGTCGAACGTACGAGCGGCTGTACGAGCGGGCCACAGGCTGGCCGACGGCCGCGATCGGACTCGTCGACGGAACGTTCTACAAGCGCGAGTGGCAGGTGCAGTTTCGTACGCTCGAGGACGTCCGGTTCGTCCACGTGACGGCGAGTCTCGAGACCTGCCTCGAGCGAAATCGAACGCGCGAGGACCCGATCGACGAGAAAGGTGTCCACGTGATCTACCGTGAGTTCGACGACCCGGACGCGAATCTCACGATCGACACCGACGAGCTGGCCGCCGACGAGGCCGTCGAGCGGGTGCTCGAGGCGATCTGTCGGTGGCGCGAGGAGTGA